The genomic segment GAAAGAGCACGGGCCGCGACGACGCCCCGCATTCGTCGGCCCCGCCGGGCCAGATGATCCTTCAACGCGGTGTCGGAGATAGTGTTAGAAGCGCCGCTGAGTTTTCTGTCAGCAGGCGGCGCCAGCAGACCACGGTGGGAATCTTCGGCAGCAGCGTCGGCGCCGGCATAGGGTTTGCAAACGCAAACATAAGAGCCGCATTGCCAACCACCGACGGAGGTCCCCGTGCTGATTCCCACACGCGACAACACCAAGCTGTACGCCAAGGTTTGGGGCGACGGCCGGCCCGTAGTGCTGATCCACGGCTGGCCACTCAGCGCCGACACCTGGGACCCTCACGCGCTCGACCTGGCCGACGCCGGCTACCGCGTGATCGCTTACGACCGGCGTGGCTTTGGCCGCTCGGAACAGCCGTGGTCGGGCTACGAGTACGACACCCTGTCCGACGACCTGGCGGACGTTCTCAAAGCGACCGGCGCCGAGGACGCCACGCTGGTGGGGTTCTCGATGGGGGGCGGCGAGGTCGCGCGGTACATGAGCCGCCACGGCGGCACCGGCGTTAAGCAAGCCGTTCTGGTATCGTCGATCGTGCCCTACATGCTCAAGACCGGCGACAACCCCAGCGGCGTGCCCCAGTCGGTGTTTGAAGAGATCGCCTCGGGGCTCAAGGAGGACCGCCCCGGTTTCTACGGCGGTTTCTTTAAGGACTTCTACGGCGTGGGCATGCTCAACCGCGCGGTGAGCGACGAGTGCCTGGAATGGACCCGGTCGATGGCGATGCAGGGCGGCCTGAAGGCGACCATTGATTGCGTGGTCGCGTTCAGCAGCACCGACTTCCGGAGCGAGCTGACGAGCTTCAGCACGCCGACGCTTGTCGTGCATGGGACCGAGGACCAGACCGTGCCGATCGACTGCAGCGGCCGCCCCGCGGCGGCGGGGATCCCCCACGCCACGCTCAAGGAGTACGAGGGCGCACCGCACGGCCTGCTGGTCACCCACCAGCGTCAGCTCAGGGACGATTTGCTCGAGTTCCTGGCCGGCTAACGTCCACCGCGGCTCTAGATGCGGCGGGCGGTACGCGCAATGAAAAACCCCGGCCAGCCTTTCGACTGACCGGGGCTCTATCGAATCCGCCGCGGCAAGTGGGAACCGCGGGGCGGGTTGCGGTTGGCGGGGAGCGTTGCTCAGGGATTTATGATCCCCGAACGCTGGCTCCTCACCCCGTTATCAATACATGTCGTCCATGCCGGGGGCGCCGGCGCCGCCCTTGCCCTTCTTCGGGGCGTCGGCGATCAGCGCGTCGGACGTCAGCAGCAGGGTGGCGACGCTGGCCGCGTTCTGCAGCGCGGTGCGGGTCACCTTCACCGGGTCGATGACGCCGGCCTTGACCATGTCGACGTACTCGTCGGTCGCGGCGTTGTAGCCGTCGTTGCCCTTGCTCTGCGAAACCTTCTCGCACACGATGCCGCCGTCCTGGCCGGCGTTGTTGGCGATGGCGGTCAGCGGGGCCCGCGAGGCGCGGACCACGATGTTGTAGCCGACCTCCTGGTCGTGGCTCAGGCCCGACGGCTTCACCTTGGCCGACGTGCGGACCAGGGCGACGCCGCCGCCCGGCAAGATGCCTTCTTCCACCGCGGCGCGGGTGGCGTGCAGGGCGTCCTCGACGCGGGCCTTCTTCTCCTTCATCTCGCTCTCGGTCGCGGCGCCAACGTTCACCTTAGCGACGCCGCCCGACAGCTTGGCCAGACGCTCCTCGAGCTTCTCACGGTCGTAGTCGCTCGAGGTGTTGTCGATCTCGCGGCGGATCTGGTCGATGCGGCTCTTGATGTCGCCGCTCTTGCCGGCGCCCTCGATGATCGTGGTGTTGTCCTTGTCGATGATCACCTTCTTGGCGCGGCCGAGCTCGGCCAGGCCGACGCTCTCGAGCTTAATGCCGAGGTCCTCGAAGATCGCCTGGCCGCCGGTCAGGACCGCGATGTCCTCCAACATGGCCTTGCGGCGGTCGCCGAAGCCGGGCGCCTTCACCGCGGCCACGTTGAACGTGCCCCGCAGCTTGTTGATGACCAGCGTGGCCAGGGCCTCGCCGTCGACGTCCTCGGCAATGATCAGCAGCGGCTTGCCGCTGTTGACCACGGCCTCCAGGCAGGGGACCAGGTCCTTGATGCTGGAGATCTTCTTCTCGAACACCAGGATGTAGCAGTCCTCCAGCACGCACTCCATGAGCGTCTGGTCGGTCACGAAGTACGGCGAAAGGTAGCCGCGGTCGAACTGCATGCCCTCGACCCACTCGACCTCGGTCGCCAGGCTCTTGCCCTCGTCGACGGTGATCACGCCGTCCTTGCCGACCTTCTCCATCGCCTGGGCCAGCATCTGGCCAATCTCGGTGTCGCCGTTCGACGCGACCGTGCCGACCTGGGCCATCTCCTCGGAGCTCTTCACCTTGATGCTCATCTTCTTGAGCTCGGCGGTGATCTCCTCGACGGCCTTCTCGATGCCCTGCTTCATCTGCACGGGGTTCACGCCGGCCACGA from the Posidoniimonas corsicana genome contains:
- a CDS encoding alpha/beta fold hydrolase; protein product: MLIPTRDNTKLYAKVWGDGRPVVLIHGWPLSADTWDPHALDLADAGYRVIAYDRRGFGRSEQPWSGYEYDTLSDDLADVLKATGAEDATLVGFSMGGGEVARYMSRHGGTGVKQAVLVSSIVPYMLKTGDNPSGVPQSVFEEIASGLKEDRPGFYGGFFKDFYGVGMLNRAVSDECLEWTRSMAMQGGLKATIDCVVAFSSTDFRSELTSFSTPTLVVHGTEDQTVPIDCSGRPAAAGIPHATLKEYEGAPHGLLVTHQRQLRDDLLEFLAG
- the groL gene encoding chaperonin GroEL (60 kDa chaperone family; promotes refolding of misfolded polypeptides especially under stressful conditions; forms two stacked rings of heptamers to form a barrel-shaped 14mer; ends can be capped by GroES; misfolded proteins enter the barrel where they are refolded when GroES binds) produces the protein MAKMIAFDQEARDAMRRGVQKLAKAVKVTLGPKGRNVILQKSFGSPTVTKDGVSVAKEIELEDTYENMGAQMVKEVASKTSDIAGDGTTTATVLAEAIFNEGLKAVVAGVNPVQMKQGIEKAVEEITAELKKMSIKVKSSEEMAQVGTVASNGDTEIGQMLAQAMEKVGKDGVITVDEGKSLATEVEWVEGMQFDRGYLSPYFVTDQTLMECVLEDCYILVFEKKISSIKDLVPCLEAVVNSGKPLLIIAEDVDGEALATLVINKLRGTFNVAAVKAPGFGDRRKAMLEDIAVLTGGQAIFEDLGIKLESVGLAELGRAKKVIIDKDNTTIIEGAGKSGDIKSRIDQIRREIDNTSSDYDREKLEERLAKLSGGVAKVNVGAATESEMKEKKARVEDALHATRAAVEEGILPGGGVALVRTSAKVKPSGLSHDQEVGYNIVVRASRAPLTAIANNAGQDGGIVCEKVSQSKGNDGYNAATDEYVDMVKAGVIDPVKVTRTALQNAASVATLLLTSDALIADAPKKGKGGAGAPGMDDMY